The genomic DNA TTGCCCGCTCCGAACCGCGCATCGTGACTCCTACCGATCGGTGGCGCGAGGCGGGATATGCACGCATCGGGCTATGGGAAGAGCCACAAGCCAATGACGGTTACACCGACGGCTCGTCGAGGCTGTAACCCAGCCCGCGAATCGTCGTGATCACGTCCTGCCCCAGCTTCTTGCGGATGCGCGTGACGAACACTTCGATCGTATTGGAATCGCGATCGAAATCCTGATCGTAGATGTGCTCGATCAGCTCGGTACGGCTGACGACCTTGCCCTTGTGGTGCAGCAGGTATGACAGCAGCTTATACTCCTGCGCCGTAAGCTTCACCGGCTCGCCGGCGCGCGTCACCTTGCCGCTCCGCGTGTCGAGCCGGATATCGCCCGCGGTCAGTTCGGACGAGGCATTGCCCGAGGCGCGGCGGATCAGCGCGCGCAACCGTGCGATCAATTCCTCGCTCTGGAACGGCTTGGCGACATAATCGTCCGCCCCCGCGTCAAGCCCGGCCACCTTGTCGGACCAGCTGTCGCGCGCAGTCAGTACCAGCACGGGCATCACCTTGCCCTCGCGGCGCCACCGGTCGAGCACGGTCAGCCCGTCGATCTCGGGCAGCCCGAGATCGAGCACGACCGCGTCGTAATTCTCGGTCGACCCGAGGAAATGCCCCTCCTCGCCATCGGTGGCGAGATCGATCGCATAACCGGCGCCCTCCAGCGTGTTCTTCAGCTGCTGGCCCAGATTGGGCTCATCCTCGACGATCAGGACGCGCATGGTCTCTCCCGGTACAATAAGCGGTATGGTGTTATCTGGGGGATTAGCACCGTCGGGGGTGCCGCAAAAGAGTCGCTTATCGTCCGGTACGACCGACCACCTGGCCGGACCGTCCATCGACATCGACCCAGATCACTGTGCCGTCGCGCAGAAACTTCAATGTGTAGATCGCACTCGGCATCTCGAAATCGAAGCCGATGTACTGCGCGTCCTTCATCGTCGGGATGATGCGCCGCTCGATTTCCTTGATCGGCAGGATTCGCCCCTCGCGCAGCGCCCGCCACGCGGCGATGCCGTCACGCTGCTGCTCGCCCGGTTGCGCAAGCACCGGGGCAGCCAAAAGCAACAGGGGAAGGGCAACATGCATCCGCATGGTTGCTGACATAGCTGTAAGGGATTGAACACCCAGTGAATGCGGTGTTGCCCTCGGGCAACAGTCGGGTGCCGGCGTCACGATTGATCGCCCTCACCCTCCCGGCGCGTTCCGCGCCTCCCTCCCTCTCCCACCGGGAGAGGGAAGGGGCCCGCGACCCGTAGGGTCGTGGGAAGGGTGAGGGTGACTGACTTCTGTTACCGGCCGACAGCCAGATCCTTGAACGCGGCATCCTTGTCGGTGCGGATCTCACCCGGCAGCCCGAGCACGCGCTCGGCGATGATGTTCTTCAGGATCTCGTCGGTGCCGCCCGCGATGCGCAGGCCGGGCGAATTCATCACCGCGCCCTGGAACAGGCCTTTCAGCGGCAGCAGCGCGGGATCGTTGATGATCCCATACTGGTCCTCCGCCTCGACCGCGGCATTGCCCAGATCCTGCAGCACGTTGGCCGCGATGATCTTGCCGATCGAGCTTTCCGGCCCCGGCGTCTGCCCACGGCTCAGCGCCGTCATCGTGCGCATCCGCGTGTTCCGCA from Sphingomonas radiodurans includes the following:
- a CDS encoding response regulator transcription factor, whose translation is MRVLIVEDEPNLGQQLKNTLEGAGYAIDLATDGEEGHFLGSTENYDAVVLDLGLPEIDGLTVLDRWRREGKVMPVLVLTARDSWSDKVAGLDAGADDYVAKPFQSEELIARLRALIRRASGNASSELTAGDIRLDTRSGKVTRAGEPVKLTAQEYKLLSYLLHHKGKVVSRTELIEHIYDQDFDRDSNTIEVFVTRIRKKLGQDVITTIRGLGYSLDEPSV